Proteins encoded in a region of the Chryseobacterium piperi genome:
- a CDS encoding alpha-amylase family glycosyl hydrolase — MKKFYSGVLVLLTVLLFGQINYTITPSPFNETDQITLTIPGDQIDESVWGVTNNAIYIWSWSLDATYANSQDCPTNGSWNNSDDLNKLNYDSTTDAYSLTFTPTSFFSRTGIGMFGFLLKDKTGSHQTSDTFVNVGVLSLTLTNPLTNSLTSVPSGTSVNIAATTNVNSTFQLKANGTVMHSTSTPSLSYSYNYTVGADANMELMATDNLNSKSATFILQVPRNVVSEAIPSWIRQGINYHPTDQTKVGLALYAPFKNFVHVIGSFNNWAVNDAYLMKRDTANPDLYWIELNGLTPQQLYTFQYRTNDLKKVADPFSPQILSSYDDQWISSATYPNLPVFPAGQDFEVSMFKTGQVPYNWQTTNFQRPNKENLIVYKLLVRDFTLEKNWQSLINKITYLKNLNINAIELLPIMEFDGNVSWGYNTSFHYALDKAYGTPEKLKEFIDLCHQNGIAVILDIAFNHATGRSPLVRLWNVDPDGDGYGDVAANNPYFNQVPKHSYNVFNDFNHSNPATKYYVERALQQWLTEYKVDGFRWDLTKGFTQNCSENDENCTNAYQQDRVDVLKNYADKQWAIDPGSYMIFEHLGTDTEEQEWANYRVAEGKGVLLWNKQTEPYNQNTMGYNENSNYDRMDHKLHGFTDMHAIGYGESHDEERLMYKNLEYGAINGTYSVKNLNTALERMKTFGATFFTIPGPKMIWQFGELGYEFSINRCADGSINSGCRTDEKPIAFILGYDTQVNRKAVYDTWAQLINIRNTHPVFQSKTYTVESNNLSNDPDGLITRIFVYDNALTSGVKNVVVLANYNTTAKNVVPYFPYTGQWQNLMDNTTLNITSTMTPITLQPGEFRVFGNYTGNLSVIDENTKNKLSLQIADNPVTNNVAQLIYHKAKNGSIFIYDISGKKMDSFQLKNEEGIYELNLNYPAGIYLVHLKSDNGIAIQKMVVK, encoded by the coding sequence ATGAAGAAATTTTATTCCGGAGTTCTGGTATTGTTGACAGTCCTTCTTTTTGGACAAATTAATTATACCATTACACCAAGCCCGTTTAATGAAACGGATCAGATTACATTGACTATACCAGGAGATCAGATTGATGAATCTGTCTGGGGAGTAACCAATAATGCCATTTACATATGGTCATGGTCTTTGGATGCCACTTATGCTAATAGTCAGGATTGTCCTACGAATGGGAGTTGGAATAACTCAGATGATTTGAATAAATTAAATTACGATTCAACTACAGATGCTTATTCTTTAACCTTTACCCCAACCTCTTTTTTTAGCAGAACCGGAATCGGAATGTTTGGCTTCCTTTTAAAAGATAAGACCGGAAGTCATCAAACCTCGGATACCTTTGTCAATGTAGGTGTATTAAGCTTGACCCTCACTAATCCTTTGACTAATAGTCTGACTTCAGTGCCTTCAGGAACCTCTGTTAACATTGCAGCGACGACGAATGTAAACTCTACTTTCCAGTTAAAAGCTAATGGGACAGTCATGCACTCCACTTCCACACCCTCTTTGTCATATTCATACAATTACACAGTGGGAGCTGATGCCAATATGGAGTTAATGGCTACAGATAATCTAAATTCAAAGAGTGCAACATTTATCTTACAGGTTCCTAGGAATGTCGTTTCTGAAGCTATTCCCAGCTGGATAAGACAGGGGATTAATTATCATCCGACAGATCAGACAAAGGTGGGACTTGCACTATATGCCCCTTTTAAAAATTTTGTTCATGTGATCGGAAGTTTTAATAACTGGGCTGTAAATGACGCATATCTGATGAAAAGGGATACGGCTAATCCTGATCTTTACTGGATAGAATTAAATGGCCTTACTCCTCAGCAACTCTATACTTTTCAGTATAGAACCAATGATTTGAAAAAAGTAGCAGATCCATTTTCTCCGCAGATCCTTTCTTCTTATGATGACCAGTGGATTTCATCTGCAACCTATCCTAATTTGCCTGTTTTTCCAGCTGGACAGGATTTTGAAGTTTCCATGTTCAAAACAGGGCAAGTTCCTTATAATTGGCAAACTACAAATTTCCAAAGACCCAATAAAGAGAATCTAATTGTTTATAAGCTACTGGTAAGAGATTTCACTCTTGAAAAAAACTGGCAGTCTTTGATTAATAAGATTACTTATTTAAAGAATTTAAATATCAATGCTATTGAGCTTCTTCCTATTATGGAGTTTGACGGAAATGTGTCCTGGGGATATAATACCTCTTTTCATTATGCTTTAGATAAAGCTTATGGGACGCCTGAGAAATTGAAGGAGTTTATTGATTTGTGTCACCAGAATGGAATTGCAGTCATTTTAGATATTGCATTTAATCATGCTACAGGAAGGTCTCCGTTGGTAAGGCTTTGGAATGTTGATCCGGATGGAGATGGTTATGGAGATGTTGCTGCAAACAATCCTTATTTTAATCAGGTTCCAAAACACTCCTATAATGTTTTCAATGATTTTAACCATTCAAACCCTGCAACTAAATATTACGTTGAAAGAGCCTTGCAACAGTGGCTGACAGAGTATAAAGTGGATGGGTTTCGCTGGGATCTTACCAAAGGTTTTACTCAAAACTGTTCAGAAAATGACGAGAACTGTACCAATGCCTATCAGCAAGACCGGGTAGATGTTTTAAAAAATTATGCGGATAAACAATGGGCAATTGATCCGGGCTCTTATATGATTTTTGAACATTTAGGTACAGATACCGAAGAACAGGAATGGGCAAATTACAGAGTAGCAGAAGGAAAAGGGGTTCTTCTTTGGAATAAACAGACTGAACCATATAACCAAAATACAATGGGATATAACGAAAACAGTAATTATGATAGAATGGATCATAAGCTCCATGGGTTTACCGATATGCATGCTATTGGATATGGGGAGAGTCATGATGAAGAGAGGCTAATGTATAAAAACCTTGAATATGGAGCTATTAATGGGACTTATAGTGTAAAAAATCTAAATACTGCCCTTGAAAGAATGAAAACTTTTGGCGCTACATTTTTTACGATTCCTGGCCCGAAGATGATCTGGCAGTTTGGTGAACTTGGATATGAATTCAGTATTAACAGGTGTGCGGATGGTTCTATAAATAGTGGATGCAGGACAGATGAAAAGCCGATTGCTTTTATCTTGGGATATGATACTCAGGTTAACAGAAAGGCTGTTTATGATACGTGGGCACAATTGATTAATATCCGCAATACACACCCGGTATTTCAATCAAAAACATATACGGTGGAATCGAATAATCTAAGTAATGATCCCGATGGATTAATTACCAGGATTTTTGTTTATGACAACGCTCTGACTAGCGGGGTAAAGAATGTTGTTGTGCTGGCGAATTACAATACTACTGCAAAAAATGTTGTTCCTTATTTTCCATACACAGGTCAATGGCAGAATTTAATGGATAATACGACGTTAAACATCACTTCCACTATGACTCCTATAACACTTCAGCCAGGAGAGTTCAGGGTTTTTGGAAATTATACGGGGAATTTGTCTGTTATTGATGAGAATACAAAAAATAAATTATCATTACAAATTGCAGATAATCCTGTAACGAACAACGTTGCTCAATTGATTTACCATAAGGCTAAAAATGGTTCAATTTTCATTTATGATATAAGTGGAAAAAAGATGGATTCATTCCAACTCAAAAATGAAGAGGGAATCTATGAGTTAAACTTGAACTATCCGGCAGGTATTTATCTTGTTCATTTAAAGTCCGATAATGGGATTGCTATCCAGAAAATGGTCGTTAAATAA
- a CDS encoding IS5 family transposase, with protein sequence MYPTDLTQTQWQFIKKALDFDDRKRKYDLVVIWNAISYLVKTGCQWRLLPHDFPKWQLVYYYYSKWSNLEIFDLLLSKLREEVRRNRGQKAQASLGIIDSQSVRWGNNRSLNGFDGGKKIKGIKRHVVVDKNGFLLAVMVSVANVHESKAALLLIKTLRYLLIPLQVILADGGYRGEIIEEIRIKFNYIIQIVMRSDKKVKGFEPIHKRWIIERTFAWFDNDRRLCRNYELLMESSENMVKLSAIKLLLNKI encoded by the coding sequence ATGTATCCAACAGACTTAACCCAAACTCAGTGGCAATTTATAAAAAAAGCATTAGATTTTGATGACAGAAAACGAAAATATGATTTGGTTGTCATTTGGAATGCTATCAGTTATTTAGTAAAAACAGGCTGTCAATGGAGACTTTTACCTCATGATTTTCCCAAATGGCAATTGGTTTATTACTATTATTCAAAATGGTCAAATCTGGAGATTTTCGATTTATTATTATCAAAATTGAGAGAGGAAGTACGACGAAACAGGGGTCAGAAAGCGCAGGCAAGTTTAGGAATTATTGACAGTCAAAGTGTTCGTTGGGGAAATAACCGTTCACTCAATGGCTTTGACGGAGGTAAAAAAATAAAAGGAATCAAGAGACACGTTGTGGTAGACAAAAATGGTTTTTTGTTAGCCGTAATGGTAAGTGTAGCCAATGTTCATGAGAGTAAGGCTGCATTGTTACTGATCAAAACACTGCGATATTTACTAATTCCGCTTCAGGTAATCCTGGCGGACGGAGGTTATAGAGGAGAGATTATTGAGGAAATAAGAATTAAGTTTAATTATATCATTCAGATCGTAATGCGGAGTGACAAAAAAGTAAAAGGGTTTGAGCCAATTCATAAACGATGGATTATAGAGCGTACATTTGCTTGGTTTGATAACGATAGAAGATTATGCAGAAATTATGAACTCTTAATGGAATCCTCTGAAAACATGGTCAAATTATCCGCCATAAAATTATTACTGAATAAAATTTAA